Genomic DNA from Gimesia aquarii:
CCGGGAATTTCTTCCTGAGGAGTTTTGGCTCCCTGTGCGATCCAGGTTTTGATCAAGGCGATTTCATGCGCAGAGAGCCTGGAACCTTCTTCGGGAGGCGGCATCTGCTCGTCTTCTTGAGCCATGATACGTTGTAAGAGCAGGCTCTGGTCTGGTTTGCTGGGGTGAAGGACTGCGCCGCTATCGCCCCCATTCAGCATAAGCTCACGTGTTTCCAAACGCAGTTCTGCTTCCTGCTTGAGGGCACTATGGCATGCATAGCACTTCTCTGCAAAGATCGGTTTGATCTCCTTCAGGTAATCAACGTTTTCAGCTCCGGTGAGGCATTGCGGAGAGAAGACGCCCCATAACAAGGTTCCAAAAACAAACCTGCAACAAATTGTTTTAGAATTCCATCGTATCATACCTAAATATGTACCAACGAATTGAAAGTGTGGTAAGTCCGTACTTCTAATTTTTATATATTATATATATCTTTCTTTGTATATTTTATACAAAATAGGACAAGTTTCACTCATAATTGTGCTAGTCCGTAAAATTAGTAACGATTTCAATTGGTATCAGGGTGTAATTTGGTAGGCTCAAGCGTTGAGACTAAGTTTAGCAATGGCTATGACTTTCCAGACGAATGTAAGCCTTGAAGTCCTATTTGATCACGTCTACCATTGCCATTCAGATCAGATAGGACCAAAGACTGGAATTTTCGTAAGTTATGGCTGGTTTTATGATCCGATTGAGAGGCAATTGCGTTTAACATAACGCAGATTCATTATGAGAGACCATGTTGTGCTTTGTAAGCAGTTAATTGAACCAGCGATTACAGATAAGGGATTCGATCATGGCCGATGATTCCAAAAGTGGTGGTGATTTGGAAAAAGACCAACGTTCACAAGAAGATGCGCCTCCTTCCAGCATCTATTTAATTTCGTATCCCAAAATTGTATTTCTCTATCCCACATTCCTTGTCGCAGTTGTCGTGGCGATTTTCATGTCGATTGCTGGTGAGTCTGCGCAGATTGGTGGCAATCGAGAGCACATGGCCGAAGTGATGTCGCTGATCTTTCTGGGAGTCTTCGGCTTAAACCTGACAGTTCTTGCTTTCGATTTCCCACGAACCACCTCGTTGACTCTTTTCTTTCTGGGAGCGGCGCTCTTTATGGGGGCTTGGATGCTGTTGCGGTTCAATCCTGATATCGTTCCTACGATTACTGGTCTTCTGAAAGGATTACGGCCCTGGGCTAATTCCCAAATGTATTGGCTGTTTGCCGGCATACTGGGTTTGATTTTCATTGGTGTGGCGATCAGTGTTCGTTTTGATTACTGGGAAGTGAAAGGGAACGAGTTGCTCCATCACCACGGTTTCTTGAGTGATCTGGAGCGATTTGCCGCACCGAATTTGAAAATTGATAAGGAGATTAGCGATATCTTTGAGTATCTTCTGTTGCGATCAGGTCGATTGGTATTACATCCCAGGAATGAGCCTCGGGCAATCGTACTTGACAACGTCCCATTCATTTCCCGTAAGGAAAAACAAATCACTCGTATGCTGGGAGCGCTACAGGTTCAGGTACGACCAGATAATCACTAGCGATTTCGATACTGAACCTTTCCCCAAGTCAATGTGTCGCCATTTGACTTGAAGCAACGTTGTTTTAAGTGCAAGCAATTTCTGTTTATCATTCATAGAAATCAACGGGTCATCGTCTGCTTGATGTTTTTTAGGCGCGTGAGGTTTTGAGTCATGGGTAAAAAAGGGAAAAAGAGTGCTTCGAAAGAAGATCCCAACTCGAGGACCGTTTGCCAGAACCGTAAAGCGCGTCATAACTATGAAATCCTGGATACACTTGACTGTGGAATTGTTCTGGCAGGTAGCGAAGTCAAAAGTATTCGCGCGAACAAGATTTCGATTGAAGAAGCATTTGCTCGCATGAAAGATGGTGAAGTCTGGTTATACAATTGTGATATTGCCCTCTATCCACAAGCCAATACGATGAATCACCAGACCAGACGGCCTCGCAAGTTGTTGATGAAAAAAGCCGAAATCAAGAAATTTGCAGAGCGTGGCGAACATACCAGTTTGACGCTCATACCACTAACGGTTTACTTCACACGTGGTTTGGTCAAAGTGAAGCTGGGAATCGCCAAAGGACGCAAACTGCACGACAAACGTGAGAAACTGAAAAAAGATTCAGCTCGTATGGATATCCAACGTGCGATACGTGCCCGTAATAATTAAGGCCCTCTGAAAGTTTTTCAAAGGGCCTTAACGCTTTCTCTAAACTGTTATAAATGTCTTATTTATTGGCTGATTTCGGGTCTGTATATAGCCTGAGATGAATTAAGTCACCTTTTTGGGCTGGACTACCTGGTTTAGGCAGTTGCTCATAGACATGATAGATTTTCTTAGCTTCATTTGCAGGTTGGCCTGCATGAACCTTTGAGTCAAATCCCATTTGTTTCAACATTTTTTGTGCGGATTTGTAGTCCCTCCCAATCATAGAAGGCACTTTAAATGCCGCCATTTGCTGAACTGGCTTTTGAACATTCTTGTTTTCAGCCGCTGCGATGACTTTGCCCTGCAGTTGATAGTCATCAAGGTCGGGACGAAAGGGATCTTTGTCTCTGCCTAATATACCGTCAATGAATCCTCGATTTTTATTCGCGACGACATCCTTAAATCGATAGACTGTCGACTGGTTTCCACCAGGGTGAATCAGTTGCACCGCACCTGGTATATAAGTCTTCGGGTTGAGTAAGACTTTTGCTTCACTGTAATTGGCGGCATCAGCGGGCCGCCGAGGTTTCACAGCAATGATGATCTGTTGTGGCGTATTCACGAGAAGTTTTAAAAAGTATCGTTTTTTGGCAGTTGCTGCCGGCATTCCAAATAGAAAAGGCAACGGTCCTTCCATAATGTTGGCACCACGTCGATTGAGGGGAATAGGAAAGACTTCATACGTTTTTTTTTCTTCATCAATTGAAAAGATACGTTTTCCATCACAGACCCAGCGCTCATCTTCTCCTGGTTTCAGTTGAAAAGGTTTGCCTTGCGCATTGCGTTTATCACTGACCTGGCCTTTTTTAATCTCCATCCCCGTAATCTCGATCGCACCTTTATCGGGGTGCTCATAATAAAATTTGCCTTCGGATCTCTTTTCTAACTGAAAGACGTCGTCATACCAGAGGCGTACATGATTTCCTTGCAGTTTTTGAATCTTCTTCGATTCGGTTTCCCATTGTTTTAGAATTTGCTCCAGTTCAGGCGGTAATGGTTCTATCTTAAGAACGGCATTGGCTGGATTAGGACGTTGTTTACGTTGTGCCAACAATTCATTGTTCATCAGTAACAGAATCAATGTAGTACAACAGGTAAAAATAAGAGCACTTTGATGTAAAACAAGTTTCGACTTCATTTTGTTATCCAAATCCTTCCCTGAATTGCCGGTCTGGCTGATCGGCGTGCCAGTGAAACTGGCGAGTGGCCCGATATCTATTAGCAATCCGTGCTATTGAAGAAGATAGGTTTTCTAGTAAGTGTGGGGGTGAATTTCGTGGCTGTGATTTCTGAAATGATGTGCGACCAAATACGGTCGGAGTGTAGCAGTTATCGTAATTTCTGACTATCCATTTTTGTAAATCTAATTACCAGGGCATTTCCATTAATTGAACAATTTGATTGGCCAAACTATCGGTAGCAGTCTTAGTCGCGGTAGCCAGAGATTGCCCCACTTCCGGGGCAAAGGAGGCTGCCGAGACCAATGATACAACATCAGCAGTGATCGGAACTTGTTGCTGCGATAAAATTTTACCACTTCGCATATCTTCCCAGGTTACCTCAACGACAAATTGTAAATTTAAGTTGCGAGGATCATCAAATTGAGTTGTGCCTAAGACACTTTTGTTAATTTGTTTAATCGTACCCGTAAGTCGAGTATCAGCTTCAGCCCCTTTTGCCAGTCGAAATGGCGTGCGTGACTGAATTTTTTGCTGAACGGCTTCCGTTAACTGGTATTCAAATCCTCGGCGAAACGTCTTATTTTCAAAAATTGGTACATAAACCGTTTGTACGTCAGGCTGATAAGAATTGCCTACTGTATACCCACAGCCTGTCAGATCGATTGACAGCAGAGATAGCAGCAACAAATTGAGCACAAAACGTTTCATAAATATTTTCGATAGATAACAGACATTCCGCCAAGAAATGATAAGTGATTAGAGTTTTATTTTTGCTGGTTTCGAATCTTCTTCGATGGGAATTCTCCTGATTGGCTCGTCAAGCTCATCTAATCTCAAACGAGCCGGTGGTTCCAGTTCCTGATTTGTTGCAGGAGCTCTAGCTGACTTTGGTGGAGTGGGCGGCGTATTTCCAAATGAAGGTAAGCTTGGTACAAGTGATCTTTTAGGTTCTGGCTGCTGTTGAACCATTTTCTTTGGTGTTGCGTAGTTCGCCCAGAGGTGGTTGGTATTTTCCTCACCAAGTTCTGACAATAACTCACGGGCCTCGTTAGCAAAGCTGGAAGTCGGATACTTTTCGATCAGTAAGTTGCAATAAATGGCGGCTGACTTTGGCTTACCTCGACGCATCCAATATTGAACCGTTTCCCAATCTCGCTTTGCCTTCGCTTTTTCAATTTTTTTCAACTCTTCTTTGAGTCTTGCTCGTTCTGATTCAGGAAAGAGACGGAGAGTTGTCTCTTTGAGCTCACCTGCATCATTCAAAACGGTAGAATCATATTGAGGACCCTGGTACGACATCAGTTTCACGTGGGTTCCCAGCATGAACGCATCTTTAAGATGAGGACTTTTGGGATATTCTTCACGTAGTAGACTAAACGTACGGTCGGCGTCCATATAACGCCCTTTTTTCAGATAATAGCTGGCGGTAAGCATTAATGAATCATCAGCGAGAGGACCTGTCGGATCATGGAGCCAAATGGATTTGAGTGCTTCCAATGCGCGGTTCTCTGTATCGAACACGGGACGCGTACGATCAAAGAAATTAGGAACCAGAGCCCAGCGTGATTCTCTTTGTTTGCCATCACTGGGAATTTCAGGAGTTTCTGAACCAGGATCTTCTAAATTGACCTGTTGAATATCGTTACCAGTAACGATCGATGGTTCCTGCAACCAGTATCGGGCGATATGAAACAATCGTTTTGTGGTTTGGTCTAAGTGGCGTGTGGAAGGAAAATCAATCAAAAGTTGATCATATCCATCTTGTGCCCATGAGTATTTTTTTTGTGCAAACTGAGATTCTGCCACCATGAACTGGGCATCCTCTCGGATCGGATCATTTTTGTATTTCTTCACAATGGCTTTGAATTCTTTCTCAGCCGCCTTATATTCCTTTGCCTGGAATTTTTCGTTTGCCAGCTTGAATTCTCGTGCGCCTAATGCCGGCTCGATGAATGTTGAATCTTTTTTCTTTTTCCAGAGTGCGGTCTGCATCACTCGTTGCATTGGACCGCGAATTCCATCAATCGAAGGATTATCAGTTGCACTTTTTTTGGACCAGGGAGGTTTCCAGGCTGCGAAATCGGAGGATCGATCACCAAACATCGTACAGCCAGAGATCAACCCACATAGCATGAGTGCAACACAAAGGCGTATTGCAGGCTGCACGCATCGAAATAGGTAATTTAATTGGTATATGGACATGGTCGTCATCCCTGACTTCCACCAGAGGGAAATGAATTGTTTGTTTATAGTTGCAGGTAGGGTGCCATTTTAGGACGACGACCCAGGATATGAGACATGGTTGTTGATAGCAATTGTCTGATCTCTCGTTGTTGCTGGAGTGATAAGTTCAATCGCTGGGAAAGTAGTGTATTCTCGACTGTTAGTTTTTGTAAGATTGTAATTGTACCACGGGAAACCCGGACTTTTCCGTGTCGCTGTTGCTCGCAATGCTGGCAATACAAGCCCCCGTTATTTGCGTCATAGAGATACGATTCCAATTGTCCCAGTTCTTGACTGCAGCCGGTACAGTACTGGAACTGAGGAAGCTGGCCGATCTCTTCTAATATAGTTAACTCAAAAATAATTAACGATTTCTGATAATCATCATGTTCTTGCAAGTGTTGTAATACGACACATGCTGCATCAAACAGCTCTGGATGTGGATCATATTCCTCAGTGAGAGCGTCTAATAACTCCGCAATGTAATACCCCACATACAAGTTGGAAAGATTTCCAGGATAAGGACGAAAACGATTCACCAGTTGGGCTTCGGTCAAAAGATCGAGACCACCGGAGGATTTTCGGATGAAGACTATCCGACATGTGGCTAACAAGTCAATAGCAGCCTCGAACGAGCTTTTTAATCTTTTTGCACCTTTTGCCAACGACGTAATTTTTCCAAAGTCCCTGGTGAACCAGGTAATGACTTTGCTGGACTCACTAAAGTCGGCCAGTCGAATAATCAAACCTTCGGTTTTTTCGTTGGACATTGATGAGGTCAGGCTATATTACCAGGTTTAGTTGGTCGTACGATAATTATGAAACTCTGAATCGCTGTCTCTGCGAATTCAGTTTCTCAAATTCCGATTTCTTCTTGAATCTTTGATTTTAGAAGCGCACCCTCTACGCTGAAAAGGAGAAATGAGGGGGGAATCATGATTTACGCTTACAAAAATAAAAAGCCTGCGACTAAATCGCAGGCTTTTTTGTTGTAAAAAATACAACTAGCGCTCAAATGGTGACATACTTTCAGAAGAGAGTATGGCAAAAATTTCGGCCCGAAGTCATTTAACCGATTATGTGTCTTTCACCGGAAAGGTCAAATCATCCAAGTGACGGACTTTAGAAAACATCGAGCTTAAAGTGATTTCCTTTGTGATAAGGTCGATCACTGGGATAAAAATTATGCCAGTTCTGATTGTAAACCGGAATTCTCATACTTTCCGGATAGCGATAATACAGGTTGTCATAGCTCCCCTGTGGTCTTTGGAAGTTTTGGGGATAATAGACATAGGGATAATAGTAAAATCGTTTCCAGTCTGCGGGTTGTCCTCGACCAGCTGCCATTGCATCAGAAGATGAAAAAGTAGACGTGGCCAACCCAACCACAAACAGGAACAAACCTGCGAGCATGAGACGCCGCACCATCATAGTTCTCTCCTTGCCAGTCAGTAGAATAAAGGAATCAACCCGGGATAGGTTGAGATTGATTTTGTACGAAAGGAATCCTGAGAGATTCAGTATTCCGCTTTATTCATCGACCTGATCGAGGGTGCTACAACAGGATAATTCTGCACAAACCGATTAATCGTCTCAATTAAAACTGTACAAATTTATCGAATAGAGATTATAGAGGATAACGTTTGAAGCTGTCTAAACGAGTCGGGCTGTAGAGATTCCTTCCATAATCCAACGATTCAAAAACGTCAGCAAAACCGTTTTGTCGTTTAGATCAGGCTGAAAAGAATTCAGGAGATGAGTTTCCGCACCCGTTGTTTCCCACATACGAGTAACTCTCTGGGGCGAAAATTGGTCCTTGGAATTGTGAGTGATATTTTGGTCGAGAAGAATCCGATTCCCTTTCAAGTTACAAGGAGCCTCGCTTCGGAAATCACTTTTATTGAACTGCCCATTGAGTAAAGCCGCTCCTGTATAGAAATGGGGGGCTCCTATGAGTAGTTTTGTGGCGACAGAACAGCCTGTGCCAGTTCCAGCCAGATAAATTCGTCCTGTGTGGATGTTAAGAATTTTTTGCAGTTCGCGGACTGTGTTTTGGACATGCTTACCAAACTGCTTCACAAACAGGTGACTGTCGGGCCAGTGATAGCCATTAGTGGGTGCAGCAGGGTCAACTGCGGGGGCACGAAATGAGAGCCCTAAATAATTTCGGAAACTGATTTGCGGCATGATTTCATGCAGATCCTGTTCAGAACCGCCATCAGGATGTAACCAGATGACTAAAGGGTAGGCATATCCAGGCTCGTAATGTTCTGGACGAAACAGGGCGACATGCTTAATCGGTAACCTGACTACCACATTCGACTGATTGTCATTTTCAGACATTCTGTCTACAGGAAGAGGAGGCGTGAATGCGACTCTCTCTCCATTGAACACATATTTAATCCATTTAAGACGTTGCGCATAATCCATTGTCATTTTACTTTCAGTAAGTCAGTGTAGAGGAGTCTTAAATGTGGGGGAGTAACAGTAGTTTATTCCTGAGCAAGTTGAACTTTTGTGTGTGGATTTGGGGTTTTTGGTGGAATGGATCCATATACAGGGAGATCAACGGCAGCAGCCACTTCGCTCATGGGGAAGTATTTTCCGGGACAGGCTGTTGCTTTGACATCGCGGTGCCCTTGTACGTTTTCACTGGAAATGTGATATTCGGTTTTTAGAACTCCAACCAGTTTCTTAACGGCTGCCAATTGTGCTTCCGTAGGAGGTTCATTTTCGAAATTTCCTACCAGACAAACGCCAATCCCTTTCTGATTGTATTCATTATTTCCGGCATGCGCACCATGCATCTGCTCGCGCCAGCGGAATGTCGATTCAATTGCACCATCGGGCATGCCGTTCCCATTTCCAATGACGAAGTGATAGCCGATGCCCAGCCAAGCATTGCCGGACTTATCTTTTTTCTTGCTATGAAGCTCGTGAATACTTTCAACGCTTCCAGTTGATGAAGCGGTGTGATGAATTACGATATATTCCCAGTCACGTGTTTCAACTTCAGGTTTCCAGGGATTTTGTGGTTCAAGTGCCATTGTTGGTGGTGTGATAAACAACGGCGTATTGGGAGCTGGTTTGGAAACCTGAGCTGGATATTGAGGTTGTTGAGCAGGTCCGTTAATGGTCACAGGAGGCAAGGATGTTTGCTGGGTACATCCTGCGATCTCTAAGGCCGGCAACATTGCAACGCAACACATTATGATGCCCTTCAAAATGCTGCCCTCCCTGACAACCAATGTGCTTATCAATTCGTTTGAAGTATAAAGAAATCAATAAAATCATTCTGCTAAGTAATTTTCTAAGTCGGGACTGTAATTCCGAGCGTATTTTGTGTCAATGCGGGGAGTGTTGGTGGTTTATGCTGTGGTTCTTTGAAATGGAAAAGGCAGCCTGAATCAAAAGATTCAACGATCTAAAGTCTCTAAATTAGCAACAAAAAGTGCATGTAATTTCTTCTCACATGCCTCAAATTACCTATATTGCGCAACAGACACGATTTTGATGAAAAATAGAGCTCTTTATAGATGAGACTGAATCTAAGCCTTAGTAAAGTCGAGAGCTCTCTACAAATTTGAGGAGAAAAGATTTGGTATTGTTATCAACACAGACCATTGAGCTAAAACAAGAGGAATTTCCGCAATTTAGCGGTCTCATGCATGAGAGACGTCAATAAAGAAACCAGATGCCATCCAGTGTCTGAACCAGACATGGAGTTTTGCATCCAACTGATCTGGTTCCATGAGGCCTGACTCAGCAAATTGAGTGATCGTATCTCCTACTTTTAAGCCTTGATTGAGCTTTGATAACAGGAAGTATTCCGACTGAGAAACAGATTCCCGACGGACAATAAATTTTCTGCGTGTAATCGCGAGATAGGTGATTTGCTGTTCTGGAATTGGAGGTGAATTTCCCTGTCGTGCGCTGGAAATATACTCGTGAACGGGAAACTGAAATTGGAGTAAACGAAAACAGGGAGCCATTTGAAGGCAAACTTCAGGCCAGGCTTCTGGCTCTATCGAATTTAAAGCCTCTGCAGTGAGTGGCGTTACTCTTTCGATGCCCGGGCCATCAAATACTTCGCTATAAATACGTTCCAACACGGCGATTTCAATCAAAAAGTCGGTCCAGTTGAATTCATCGTCCTCGGAAATTGGCTTGGTTTCTCTTAAAAACTGAGGAAAATGAGCTCCCAATTCACTGAGCGTATAACTGGTTGGTGGGTATTTCTGAAGGAACTCCATCGAGAAGGCACCAAAGGCCGTTTTTCCCATCGCACAAACCAGAGCGGGAAATTCTTCGCTTAAGCATTCCAGTAGACGAGCATAATACGCATTGGCATAGATACCCATCCGCTCCAGACTAGTCAGTTGGGTGGAAGCGGTAATCACTGTTTCCAGCTCATTACTTTCCAATGGAATCTTACTTTGTGCCTCTTCAGAAGCGATGCCAGCTTCGACACCAGTCGGCCAACTGATAACGGTTTGCATCCAATGTTGAATTTGATCCAGATTGCGTGATTCGTTGCTCATTCCACTTCAGCCGTAATGAATGATGCCGGGTGAGGGATCGCCTTTGAGGTTGTGTTCGTAACCATTTCTTCTGTACTTTCTTTTTCGAAGGAGCTCAAATTCTCATCCATGTAATTTTTGGCTTTCAGAACTTCCTCGTGCACAACAGGAAATGGTGGAATATCGGCATCCCACTCTAACAAAGTAGAAACTCCTCCGGTTCTCTGGTGTAATAACTGAAATAACTCCCAGACGGGATCAATTACCTTGCCGTCATGTGTATCAATTAAGTGGGTCCCACAGTTGGTATGTCCTGCCAGGTGGCATTGTACAACTCGTTTCGCGGGAACTGCTTCTATATATTTTACAGGATCAAATTCATGATTCACACTGGAGACATACACATTATTCACATCGAGCAATAAGCCACATTCCGCTTCTTCTGCCATCCGGCAAACAAATTCAGACTCACTCATCGTTGAGTCTTTAAATTCCAGATAACTACTAGGATTTTCCAGAACGAGCGGACGTTCCAAAATTTCCTGAACAGTTCGAATTCGTTTAACGAGATGTGAAAGTGTACTTTCATTGTAAGGTATTGGCAGCAGATCATGTGTATTGCGTCCTGCAACGCCAGTCCAACAGACGTGGTCTGAGATCCAGTGTGCGTTCACTGATTCGGCTAGAGATTTCAGTTTTTTCAGGTAATCGCGATTGAGAGGATCGGTGCTTCCAATTGAAAGTGAGACACCGTGCATCACAATAGGATAACGTTCTGCGATCTGCTCCAGCACAGCCCGCGGTCTTCCCCCAGAGTCCATGAAATTTTCTGAGATGATCTCAAACCAGTCTACTTCGGGCTGGTGTTCCAGTATATGGGCGAAGTGTACGGTACGCAGTCCGACTCCCAAGCCCAAATTTTCGTGTCCTAGACGTGGTTTTAACATATGTCCTCACTCCGACTTTCAGTAAGGGGACTCTTATCCGAATCGAAAAAGTTTGCTAATGCGTGCTTGTAACAAAAGCAGGCTCCAGACCAACTAAATTGATCAAGGAGCCTGTTTTATTATAGCAAAATCGAAACTTATTTTTTGGGAGCAGGGGCAGGACCAACTTTTTTGCCAGCTTTTTCCATGGCTTTTTCGAATTCAGCACGGGCCAATTTCCATGCTTCTGGCATCAATGGCACACTGCAGCTTCCTTTTCCTTTACAGGAATTCATGCCAGGGTTAGAAGCACAGCCACCTTGGCCTTTACATTCGTTGGAGCCTTTACATGCATGTTCTGCAACAGAGGCACAAGCTCCGAGACCAGCACAATCATTTTCCACACCGGCATGGGTTCCTTTGCAAGTGTTTAAACCACGACAGACATGTGGTTCACTCATCAGTAGACTCACATCTTTGGAATCCTTGTCATCAGCACCATGATCGTGATCATCTTTGTCATCCCGGGTGGTACTACCAGCTTCTTCACCAGCAGCTGGTGTTTCTGAAGCAGCAGGTTGCTCTGGTGCTTTTTGCTGACAGCCAGTCATTGAGCCTGCTACCATGCCACCAAATGCAGCAAATGTCAGTCGATTAAAATCGCGTCGATTGAGTTCAGGGCGTTTCATGGATTTCCTCATTGTTTTATGTTGGGGTGATGCAAGTTCATACAATGAACTCAAAGTAGAAAGGTCTGCTCTTTTGTTCTGTGAGTTATCTCACATTTTCTGCAAAATTTAAACGGCGGATGATTGAATTCGCTAAAAATTTCCATTTCTTTTTTGATGCAAATTTTTTCTTAACTCAGCTGTTTTAACGTATTTCATAATAGAACTATCTCTGCAACAGAACAGCATTCTGAGAAGTTGTGTGTTAGCTCACAGGATCGTATTGCTCGAATCTCGATATAAAAGGTAGAGGCACACAGCCTCTCAATGGAATGAGTAAGACAAGATCCAGAACCTCCAATCAAACACTTCGCAGCACAAATCATACATGTACCCGAAACAACACTGATTCTTCTTGTTAACAGAACAAGAATTTTAATTGGAGAAGAATGTCAGCAATCACATGAGATGCTTTTTGTATGTCACGGCCCAGGATATTTGCCTTTTAAAATCAACTTGATTGCTTCATTTGACGTAAGAAAGAAAGGCTCCAATCGAATTTGCATTTACGGTCATTGATTTATTCAGAAGAAAAGGCTGTATGTTCTGATTCGATAAGAGGCATTACTAAAATTACATGCGATTTCAAATCAGACTGGTTTGCGTCAATCAATTGTTTGCTGGTTTTACCTCCAAAAAATCATAAATAGTAATTTGCAACTCGAGGTGGTACTTCGGCTTTGAGTTCAGTGAGTCGCGCTGTTGAATGTCAACCCTTTCAGAGTTCAGCACGTGCCTGCGTTAATTCAGGAGTTTTAGCTAGTTTATGGGAAGGTCACTTTTCATTATGTTTTACTAACCGTTACAAGTCTCATATCAATTACAAAAATATGAACCAGAACATTCCTGTTAATTGAATAAACCATCAAATCTATCCGATATGTAAAACCGTGTAGGACTTCTGGGCCTGTTTTAAAAGGGGTTTTATTGTGCGTGTACCAAGTTTAATCGCTGTAACACTCAGCTTCATACTCATAACATTTTTCACCCAGTATGTTCAGGGTGAAGAAATCAAGTGGCAAACCAATTTAAAACGAGCTGCCCAACAGGCTCGTGTTGAAGAAAAAGCCATGCTTATTCAAATTGGAGCATCTTGGTGTGGGTTTTGTCACAAGATGGAGAGAGAGACTTATCGGAATCAGAAAGTGATAAAACATGTCAATTCCTGTTTTATTCCGATTCGAGTCGATGCTGACCAAAATACAGAATTAGTTGAAGCCATCGGTGTAGCAGGGCTACCAACGACTGTTATCATTACGCCTCAACTAAAAATTGTGAAGAAGATTTCTGGCTATGTTGCTGCTGGAGAAATGACAGGGCATCTCAACAAAGTATGTCTTGTTAACCATGAACGTAAAGTACCAGTTCGTACCACCGAAAAGATTCAGAAAATGAGTCAGAATCAGGTGGTCTCTCAATTTGCATTCAAGAATGTTTGCCTGGTGAGTATGCTGGATGATCAACGGCTTGTTGAAGGTATCCCAAATTTTACTTCTGAATATAAGCAACGGAAGGTTTGTTTTGCTTCCGCAGCGAACAAAAAGAAGTTCGACTCAAATCCGGATCGATACTGGCCTGCGTTTGAAGGAAACTGCCGCGTTTCACAATTGGAAAAAAGTCAATTAGTGGAAGGTGATCCGCATGTCGGTGGTGTGTATCGAGAGAAACTCGTTTTTTTCACTTCTGCTGATCAGCGAGATCGGTTTTCCGCCAACCCGGCAGGATATCTCTTACACCCATAGTACAAAAAACACCTGACAGCAATTCCTCTTCTTAGGTTGGAAGGGAGAGGAACAATGTCGCTGCCAGGTGTAGTTCTAAAAATCACTAAATTCAGCCTGTTGGTTTTGAGTCAGCAGGCTGATTTTTTTGTAGGTTACTGAATCTTTTCAATCGACTGTGGCTCGAGCCAGACAAACTTGCCGTGATTCGCAATTTGTTTCCCTTTCACACTCACTTTCACGCTTTGGAACCGGCTCTTATAAAGATCAGGATGCGAAGCATGTGCTCCTTCGATCACATAGACTTTTCCATCGTTACTCTTAATTGCGAGTCCTAGCTC
This window encodes:
- the bamD gene encoding outer membrane protein assembly factor BamD — its product is MSIYQLNYLFRCVQPAIRLCVALMLCGLISGCTMFGDRSSDFAAWKPPWSKKSATDNPSIDGIRGPMQRVMQTALWKKKKDSTFIEPALGAREFKLANEKFQAKEYKAAEKEFKAIVKKYKNDPIREDAQFMVAESQFAQKKYSWAQDGYDQLLIDFPSTRHLDQTTKRLFHIARYWLQEPSIVTGNDIQQVNLEDPGSETPEIPSDGKQRESRWALVPNFFDRTRPVFDTENRALEALKSIWLHDPTGPLADDSLMLTASYYLKKGRYMDADRTFSLLREEYPKSPHLKDAFMLGTHVKLMSYQGPQYDSTVLNDAGELKETTLRLFPESERARLKEELKKIEKAKAKRDWETVQYWMRRGKPKSAAIYCNLLIEKYPTSSFANEARELLSELGEENTNHLWANYATPKKMVQQQPEPKRSLVPSLPSFGNTPPTPPKSARAPATNQELEPPARLRLDELDEPIRRIPIEEDSKPAKIKL
- the smpB gene encoding SsrA-binding protein SmpB, with amino-acid sequence MGKKGKKSASKEDPNSRTVCQNRKARHNYEILDTLDCGIVLAGSEVKSIRANKISIEEAFARMKDGEVWLYNCDIALYPQANTMNHQTRRPRKLLMKKAEIKKFAERGEHTSLTLIPLTVYFTRGLVKVKLGIAKGRKLHDKREKLKKDSARMDIQRAIRARNN
- a CDS encoding alpha/beta hydrolase: MTMDYAQRLKWIKYVFNGERVAFTPPLPVDRMSENDNQSNVVVRLPIKHVALFRPEHYEPGYAYPLVIWLHPDGGSEQDLHEIMPQISFRNYLGLSFRAPAVDPAAPTNGYHWPDSHLFVKQFGKHVQNTVRELQKILNIHTGRIYLAGTGTGCSVATKLLIGAPHFYTGAALLNGQFNKSDFRSEAPCNLKGNRILLDQNITHNSKDQFSPQRVTRMWETTGAETHLLNSFQPDLNDKTVLLTFLNRWIMEGISTARLV
- the lptE gene encoding LPS assembly lipoprotein LptE, with amino-acid sequence MKRFVLNLLLLSLLSIDLTGCGYTVGNSYQPDVQTVYVPIFENKTFRRGFEYQLTEAVQQKIQSRTPFRLAKGAEADTRLTGTIKQINKSVLGTTQFDDPRNLNLQFVVEVTWEDMRSGKILSQQQVPITADVVSLVSAASFAPEVGQSLATATKTATDSLANQIVQLMEMPW
- the recO gene encoding DNA repair protein RecO; its protein translation is MSNEKTEGLIIRLADFSESSKVITWFTRDFGKITSLAKGAKRLKSSFEAAIDLLATCRIVFIRKSSGGLDLLTEAQLVNRFRPYPGNLSNLYVGYYIAELLDALTEEYDPHPELFDAACVVLQHLQEHDDYQKSLIIFELTILEEIGQLPQFQYCTGCSQELGQLESYLYDANNGGLYCQHCEQQRHGKVRVSRGTITILQKLTVENTLLSQRLNLSLQQQREIRQLLSTTMSHILGRRPKMAPYLQL
- a CDS encoding PASTA domain-containing protein, whose protein sequence is MKSKLVLHQSALIFTCCTTLILLLMNNELLAQRKQRPNPANAVLKIEPLPPELEQILKQWETESKKIQKLQGNHVRLWYDDVFQLEKRSEGKFYYEHPDKGAIEITGMEIKKGQVSDKRNAQGKPFQLKPGEDERWVCDGKRIFSIDEEKKTYEVFPIPLNRRGANIMEGPLPFLFGMPAATAKKRYFLKLLVNTPQQIIIAVKPRRPADAANYSEAKVLLNPKTYIPGAVQLIHPGGNQSTVYRFKDVVANKNRGFIDGILGRDKDPFRPDLDDYQLQGKVIAAAENKNVQKPVQQMAAFKVPSMIGRDYKSAQKMLKQMGFDSKVHAGQPANEAKKIYHVYEQLPKPGSPAQKGDLIHLRLYTDPKSANK